AGACCCCACAAGGATGCAGAGCCCAAAAGGACCCCAACCCTAAAATCACCCTCACCcccacctgtgccacctgtgccaccctccccgagccgccgccgccctcccgGGGCTGGGCACGTCCCGGGTCCCGCGGAGCTCCCACCGCCCTCGGCTGCGCGCCCCGGAACGTTCCCGAacagccccggggctggcagggcacagcggGACGTGCCCGGGGAGCCCCGCGGTGCCCGGTGATCGGTGCCCGGTGAGCGGTGCCCGGTTATCGGTGCCCGGTGATCGGTGCCCGGGGAGCCCCGCGGTGCCCGGTTATCGGTGCCCAGTGATTGGTGCCCCGCGAGCCCCGCGGTGCCCcgggagcccctggcagggcacagcgCGTCCTTGGCCGGGCGCGTTTCGCGCCCCGCAGGTGAGGCCGCAGGAAATTCCCGCTCGGAAAGCCCCGGCAGCCTCTGCTCCGCTCCTGCTCCGCCccaggtgctgccctggggcctCCCGGGCTCCGTCccagccccgggcccggcccttCCTGAGCCCATCCCGAGGGAAGTGATGGATTTCCGCCGCTCCCGCTCCTcacggcaccggcaccggcccCGAATAAACCGGGGGGAACCAACAGGACCCCAGGGGTCAGCCCCAGGGTCAGTCCTGGGGTCATTCCCGGGGTCATTCCCGGGGTCAGCCCCAGGGGTCAACCCCAGGGTCAGTCCCGGAGTCACTCTCAGGGGTCATTCCTGGGGTCACTCCCGTGGTCACTGCCAGGGGTCACTGCCAGAGGTCACTGCCAGGGGTCACTGCCAGGGGTCACTCCCATGGTCACTCCCGGGGTCACTCCCAGGGTCACTCCCGGGGTCACTCCCAGGGTCACTCCCAGGGTCACTCTCGGGGTCATTCCCAGGGTCACTCCCATGGTCACTCCCGTGGTCACTCTCAGTGGTCACTCCCGGGGTCACTCCCGGGGTCACTCCCAGGGTCACTCCCGGGGTCACTCCCGGGGTCACTCCCGGGGTCACTCCCGGGGTCACTCCCGTGGTCACTCCCAGGGTCACTCCCAGGGTCACTCTCAGTGGTCACTCCCGGGGTCACTCCCGTGGTCACTCCCAGGGTCACTCCCAGGGTCACTCCCAGGGTCACTCTCAGTGGTCACTCCCGGGGTCACTCCCGGGGTCACTCCCGTGGTCACTCCCGTGGTCACTCCCGTGGTCACACCCGGGGTCACTCCCGGGGTCACTCCCTCGCTCCGGGCAGGATCCGGACACTCCCCGGGCATCCCTGGGGGCTCCCCGGGTGCCGGACCCCACCCAGcccggccgccccgccccggcccgatTAGGCCGGGCTTTGGGGCTAATTCCCAACACCTGACCGGCTTAGGCTCCTGAGTCCATTATCAGCTTAGCAGCAAAGACATCTGCTGCAGGCGCCCGGAGCCGCAGAGCAGCCTCgcctctcctctcctgtcctgtcctgtcctgtcccctcctgtcccgtcctgtccctccatgggGCTCTGAGCGGCCCCAGAGCACACAGGGGCGGCCCCCGGCCCCCAGGTGagtccctctgcccctccaggCCCGTTTGGGGACCAGGAGTCGCTTCCCCCCGGCTTTGGGAgcatcccggtgtccccagggatgtgtgGGCACGGGGAGGAGCACGGGGCACGCGTGCCACGGGGGTTTTTGCGAAAAAAGAGTTGGATTTCCTCAACTTCCACGGTCCCAAAATTTCGGGGGGAGTGGAAGTGGTGATGGAGGAGCCGTGGTGTAAAAAGCTGGGGGAAAGGAAAGCTGAAATGTGTTGAATTCCTCAGGAAAGCTGGGCAGGCGTTGCCAGGCACTGCTCGGGGGGTCACAATCCCGCACAGCAATAATCCCGATAACCAGCTGTCCTCCAGTTCCAGGGCACCATGGCTCAGGACATGACCGAGAAGGAGCTGCTCAAGATGGAGCTGGACCAGCTGAAGAAGGAGGTGAAGAACGAGAGGCAGATGGTGAGTTCCGCACTGCAGGGCGGCCGCCCGAGGGGGGCTGTGCTTCCTCGGGGGGACGGGAAGAGCCCCGGGGCCTGAAATCCACCCACGCTGCCCCCAAAACACCGGCACCACCCCTACAGCACCCACgctgcacccacagcacccacgCTGCCCCCAAAACACCGACACTGCCCCCAAAACACCGACACTGCCCCTACAGCACCCACGCTGCCCCTAAAACACCCACgctgtccccaaagccaggcGGGAGCGCCCACAGTGCCCCTAAagctctgggatgctctggcACACCCCAGGGGTGGTTTCAGGATGTCCCAGGGATGGTTCACGGATGCCCCAGGCGTTATTTGAGGTGCCCCAGGGGCGGTTTAGGGACGCTCCATCCCGGGGCCGTGtcctgctcccctgccccgGTGCAGATCCCCCGGTCCAGATCCCCCAGTTCAGTTCCCCCAGTCCAGATCCCTGGTCCAGATCCCCCTGGGCAAATCCCTGGTGTTGGATCCCCGGTTCAGATCCCCAAGTTCAGATCCCCGGTGCCGTTCCCCGGTGCCGTTCCCCAGTTCAAATCCCCGGTTCAGATCCCCCAGTTCAGATCCCCAGTCCAGATCCCCGGTTCAGATTTCCCGGCGCCGTTCCCCGGTTCAGATCCCCGGTGCCGTTCCCGGCGCCGTTCCCCGGTTCAGATCCCCGGTGCCGTTCCCGGCGCCGTTCCCCGGTTCAGATCCCCGGTGCCGTTCCCGGCGCCGTTCCCCCCGCACTGTTGCGTCTCGCCCCGGGCAGGTGTCCAAGACGGGCAAGGAGATCAAGGAGTACATCGAGTCCATGGCGGGCGAGGACCCGCTGCTCAAGGGCGTGCCCGAGGACAAGAACCCCTTCAAGGAGAAGGGCGGCTGCACCATCAGCTGACCCCGGGCCGCCGccagctcctgcttcccctcTAGTCTGACCCCGGGCTGCCCGGAGCCAACCCTAGCGCGCTGAAAcgggaggaaaagaagaaataaaaaaaaaaaaaaagcgtgaacaaaggaaaaaaaaaaccaaaaaaaaaataaccccgAAGCTCCCCCCCCCCGCTGCCGCCGGGGCGCCGCGGCTGAGCTTTGGTGGTTTCCACgagcaaaaaaagcaaaacttctGCATTTTCAGCAGCCGGAGCGAGCGGGGGGGTGGGGGAACAccgagctggggctgctccgagcccccccGAGCCCGGATTTGTCCtttatcccaaaaatcccagagcTGCCTTCCCTGGGGATTCCGGCTGGGATGGGCTGCGGAGGATGGAGATGCCACCAGCGCCTCCTCCAGGGTCTCGCCTGCCCCTCTGGAAAACCCCAGGGAGATCAGCGTGGTGTCACCTGGAGCCGTCCCcgagcactgctgctcccttttggggtttttttgggataaaTTGAATCCCTGCTTGACAGAGAAACCCCgaggcacagccagctcccGAATTCACTGGGGTAGGTTCGCTGTTTGGAGccgttttgcttttttaaaaacccattcccaggatttattttttttttccatttaatttcgGGGAGAACTctccccaaactgccccaatGCCAACGACCCCAAAAGGGAGGCAGCAATAAATTTGAATTTCTGAGTCCCTCGGGGCACTGTCCCTGGCCCTCTCCcactcctcctcttctcccagcccGGTTAAATCCCAAGGAAATCCCTCTGGATCCCACCTGGAGTGGTTTTCCTGCCCCTCGATCCCAGGAAATCCCTCTGGATCCCACCTGGAGCGCTTTTCCTGCCCCTAAATCCCAAGGAAATCCCTCTGGATCCCACCTGGAGCGCTTTTCCTacccctggatccctgctcagcctcacCACGGGGCAAAGGCGCTCCCGACACCCTAAAATCTGGaggagaagacagaaaaagtgGATTTTCCTCAAGCAGGGGGTCCCCCCTGCAGCCAGAACCCCCTCCCTGCACTCCCTggcctcaaaaaaaaccccacaaactgcccaaaacaccccaaaatcgaggtggttttgttctttctcGCAGATGCTCAATAAACCCGCCAGCACCACCACGGCCTCTGTTTCTTGCAGGAAATACTCTCCAAAAATTAGAATTGATGGGTTTATTTTCACTCTAAAGTggattttatttgccttttaaaattttattttatttagctgCAGACCTCACAGTCCCAAGAGCTGGCTTGTGACTGATGTTATTCTTTTAATGCtccaataatattttttttttgcctttaaaacaCATGTGCACAGTGGGGCTGAACCCTcctttttggtggggtttttgaTGGTTCTGCTGGGTTGTTTTTGGTAGAATCCTATTTTTTGATGGAGTTGGTTGGTGGGGCTTTTCTGGGGGGTGATGGAGCTGAATGTGAGATGCTCCATAATTAATTTGGAGATTAAGAAGCAACTCAAAGGTCCTGCTTCTTCTCCTGGCCACAGCTCCAAGACAAATTCAGGCTATttaggttaaaaaaattaaaaataatagtatATTCTTGGCCTTGAGGAGATCGGCTCCTCCGGGGCCTGAGCTGCCCCTAATCCGGGGCGATAACCAGGCCGCGGCCGGAGTGGATTGACCCGTTAATCGATGTTAAAGGGCTGGGAACGTGCGTCAGAGCCGGATAAGCCGCCTCTGAGGGGATTCGGGACAATGCCGGCCACACAGCGCCTCAGGGCAGGGCGGCAGGGGCCGCGCAGCGTTGTGAGGGCTCGAATCCGCCATGAGGGCTCCCGCCGTGAGGGCTCCGGGCTGCTGAGGGGGGAGGCGGGCCAAAGGGCGCTCCCAGCCAATAGCAACGCGGGATCGGCAGAGTGACATCAGCTCAGCCAATCAGCGGTAGAGAACGGAGGGCGCGAACAGGCTCCTGGGGGATTGGTGAAGTGGGAGGCGGTACAAAGGAAGGTAGCAGCCAATAGAAACGCGATGTTGGGAGAGAGACACTAGATATAGCAAATCAGCGATGGAAAACGGAGAGCACGAAAACCCCCTCGGGAGATACGGATTGCGGAAGAAGGAGGCGGTGCAAAGAGCGCTCTCAGCCAGTAAAAATAAGAGCTTCTGAGAGTGACAGGCCGAACAGCCAATCAGCGATGGAAAACGGAGATGGCGAATCTCTCCGGAGGGCTCCGGGCCTCGCCGGTAGAAGGAGGAGCGAAGCGCAGGGCCAGCCAATAGAAATACAGGATTGTCAGAGTGACGTCCTGCCCAGCCAATCAGCCGTGGAACACGGAGAGTGCCCTCCGGCTGCTATCAGCCGCCTTTTCCCGCGCCTGCGCCGTGAACCGCGGGCGCCCACGCACAAAATGGAGCACGGCGGGCTCCGGGGCGGGCTCGGCGCTCCCAGTGCGGCCCCCGCAATCTCTCACCCTCCTCCAGTCCTTTCCTGTCCCCTCGTCAgccccggggcggcggcgggcaaAAAGAAACACGAGGTCCCACCGAGATTTGAACTCGGATCGCTGGATTCAAAGTCCAGAGTGCTAACCATTACACCATGGGACCGCTGGGTGTACCGGGAGGTGCCGCGCGTCCTCCCTATCCCTCCGCCCGCGGGAAATAGTCCCGGGTCCCGCTGCCCGGGAATTGCGGGAATTCGGGAATTCCGAAACATTCCCGGCCCTCAAAACCTCCTGGAACCCCGGTACCGCCGCCCTTCCACCCGCTGGGCCAGCCCCCAGCTCCGCTGCTCTGATTTCcacttttatttatgtttttttttttacttatttttagatttttaaacttgtttttGCCCTTATTTCTCTGGGGTTTTCCCCTTATTTCTCCCCCGTTCTTTATCCGTTTTCCTCTATTTCCCACTTTATTTATTTCCCACTTAGTTGTATGTTTCTCCTCTATTCCCCCTTTCTTTCTCTATTCcccttttatttctccttttcccactCTATTTCCCCTTATTTCCctattttccttctattttccttaatttccctttccccctctctatttgcctttatttatttaattttctctttctcctttaaCTTTTTCGCGTTTATTTTTCCACTGCTCTCTGTGTTCCCCTTAATTTCTCTATTTCCcctccattttcctctttttattcatttttctcctatagttcttatttattttcctatttatcCTATATTCCcccttttcttcttgctttccccttattttttcacttctatttcccatttttcagttttatccTCTagtttcctttatttctcttccctttccccctctatTCCctaattttccccttttatttatCCCTTTTCCCTTTATCACCTCCATTATTTCTCTTCccctctgttttttctttattttcccctcaatttcttttttgtaatttctccttttattttttcttcctcccattttttcctatcttccctttatttttcttcctccctatTTCCCCTTTaattctcccattttccccatttcttttcctatttcccctcaattttttcctctattttctcccttttaatttcaaatttcccctttattttttcttccctcctcatTTTTCCCTAATTCTTCAATTTTaccctttccccccctccccaaacccacaaatccacacaaacacttggaatttttttttttttttgcttctttctctgtttttgctttttatttttcacagcgAAACAGTGGAAATAAAGCGAGttgtggccaaaaaaaaaaaaatttaaaaaaattaataaaataaggaaaaccCTCCTCCCTGGAAAAGAACTGGAGCCCGcatccatcccaaatcccaggacaagggaaggaCGTGGGTCAGGAGAGGTTAGAGGGGCAAAAAAGGTGAAAACAACTcaaaaaagaggcaaaacaaCATCCCAGAAATCACAATTTTTACCTAAAGAACCTGaaatttcctgggaaaagcagcaccTGTGGATGCTCCCAAAATTCAGCTCcgtcccccctccctcccctgctgccatcaccgccccccaaaaaaaccccaaaccattggaaaaatagaaaaaaaccccaaattatcGACGTGGATTCCCCCAGCCCCGCGGGGAGGCCGGAGGggtgagagggaaggaggaaaaaatccaaggaaaagcagaaaaaaaaagaggaaaattgagtattaaaaataaaaataaaaaataaaaataaaatcagtcaCAGCCCAAATCTGGGGCTGGTGAGGTCTGGAGCTTCCAAGGACTCAAAAATCACTTTCCTCAAGGGAAAGCAATCCCataaatcctatttttttttaaatcttttttttttttaaaagaacgcgttctttggaaaaatgtaaattttttaaattttttctattttaattttctttcctttttttttttaaacctttttttttctttctacctttttaaaatttttttttaatttttttttttaatttaattttccttttctccctaaAACTACGCCCGGGGAGTCGCCCCTACCTAGAGTCACCTATGGCTAAGAGGTAGATAAAAAAATCGGGATTGGTTGGGGATGAGGATTCCTGGGATCGTTCCTGGGATCATTCCCAGGGTTATTCCTGGATCGttcctgggatttttcctgggatTATTCCCAGAGACGTTCCTGGGATCATTCCTGTGATAATTTTCAGGATCGTTCCTGGATCGCTCCCAAGATTGTTCCTGGGATCATGCCCGGGGatcatttttgggatttttcttcccAGGATCACTCCTGGATCATTCCTGGGATCATTTTCAGGATTGTCCCGGGATCATTCCCAGGGTTGCTCAGGATCGTTCCTGGGATTGTTCCCGAGGTCATTCCTGGGATCATTTTCGGGATTGTTCCTGGATTGTTCCTGGGAGCATTTTCAGGATCATTCCCGGGATCATCTCTGGGATCATTTCCAGGATCGTTCCCTGGGTCATTCCCGGGATCATTCTTGGAGTCGTTCCTGGGATCATTTTCAGGATCATTCCCGGGATCATCCCTGGGATCATTCTTGGAGTCGTTCCTGGGATCATTTTCAGGATCATTCCTGGGATCATTCCCGGCATCATTTTCAGGACCATTTCCGGGATCATTCCCGGGATAATTTTCGGAATTGTTCCCGGGATCATTCCCAGGGTTGCTCAGGATCGTTCCTGGGATTGTTCCCGAGGTCATTCCTGGGATCATTTTCGGGATCATTCCTGGATCGTTCCTGGGACCATTTTCAGGGTCATCCCTGGGATCATTCCCAGGATCATTCCCGGAGCCGTCCCTGGGATCATTCCGGGATCATCCCTGGGATCATTCCTGGAGCCGTCCCTGGGATCATTCCTGGATCATTTTCAGGATCATTTTCAGGATCATTCCTGGGATCATCCCTGGGATCATTCCTGGAGCCGTCCCTGGGATCATTCCTGGATCATCCCTGGGATCATTTTCAGGATCATTCCCGGGATCATCCCTGGGATCATTCTTGGAGTCGTTCCTGGGATCATTCCCAGGATCATCCCCGGGATCATTCCTGGAGCCGTCCCTGGGATCATTCCCGGATCATTCCTGGGATCATCCCTGGGATCATTCCTGGGATCATTCCTGGAGCCGTCCCTGGCATCATTCCCAGCGCTGTCCCCGAGGCCGTTCCCGGCTCCGTGGCCGCGGCGCGTTCCGGACTCTCGGGATCGCCTCCCGCTCCCCTCCCGTTTCCCCGATCCCAAACCAGGAGCAGCGGGGTCGTGGGTTAAGGCTGAGTTTCCTCCTGGAATTCCGTGGAATTCTGGATCCAagtgaagctgaggagcctGAGGATTCCTGAGGATGAATTCCCGCCCCGGTCCCGGTCGATCCCGTGGATTTCCTGGGATCAGAGCCATGGGAGAGGCGGCGTTCCCTGCTTGGGATCAGCTCTTCCCACCCTGAAAATTCCCTGCCCTAAAAATCATCCCATCCCCAGGATCCCAAAAATCATCCCGATGCCGGGATCCAGGAATtcatcccattcccaggacCCAGGAATCCCTTCCAGGAATCCCCCACACGTTCTGCTGGAGCATCCCAAAAATCCTCGGGATCCATCAGAgcattcccaaaatccagcgGAACATCCCGGCCTGGCTCATCCCatgatattttttcccccatctcaTTCCACGATTTTGTCTCCAAGAGCTCCTGGGAATTCCTctcccacaaaaaaaccaaaaaaacctgggaattcctgcctgtgGACGAAGAGCCGGGATCCAGCAGGCGCTGGAGACTTTTCCAGGGGGATTCTTGGAAATTCTCCGTCACCCACCTGGAATGTTCCAGAGCCTTCCCCGTGGCTCCCTCCTTGGAAccatcccaaaattcctcctcCAGTGGGAAGATCCCTGCGGCTCCGAGGTAGTTCCAGGCGTGTGATCCCAGCTTCCGAAAacaaaaaccagggaaaaaaatccagcagggAAGAGCCTCGGGATGGTTCTGGGATCTCACCCGCCAGAAAACGTGgggaaaaatccaaacaagCTTTTCCCTGGATTCCGCTTTTCCCTGGATTCCgcttttccctggatttcttGGCACCGAGGGAGCAGATGGAAGAgtcctgtggggctgggaattttggaatttttttcctggtttttccaTTCCAAACCGGACCCATCTCATTCCCGTTTTCCGTTTTGCAGAattttccctggttttggggaaattttcctggtttttgggaatatttcctggttttttttccattccaagCTGGATCCATCTTGttcccattttcctgctgttttttgggggaatttttcctggtttttccaTTCTACTCCGGGTCCGTctcattcccattttcctttttggggaattttttctggttttgggaaatttttcctgttttttccattGCAGTCCGGATCCATctcattcccatttccctgcttttcccaattttccagattttccagaaaaaaagcaggagatgctccaaggTCTCTTCCTTCCCACGAACCTCTTGGATATCAATGGAATTTCCCTCTTGGAATTCCCTTGGGAATTCCGACAGCGCCGACGGCCCCGGGAATGGGAAAAGGGCGGGAAAAGCACCAAAGGTTccctgaattttggggattttaggtCAAAAAATCCCAGAGATGGGATTGGGGAATGGCTGTTCCTGGTCTTTAGGGCCAGGATGGGAAATTTTGGGATCCCCGAGGTCGGGATTTCAAGTATTCCAAACCGCCTTTCCCTGGcaaaaattccagggaaaaccGGGAAAACGCCCCCAAGGGACGggagctctgctgagcccaAATCCGGCTCCTTTCACCCCAAATTTTTTTGGGAATAAAAGTTCAGCATTCCCCCACCCCCTGAGAGGGGGAATCCCACATTCCCCAATCCCAAATATTCCGGATGGGGAGGAGTCGTGGGGCGAtgggattgggggaaaaaacgGCACCAAAATTTGGCTCGTTCGGACCATTTTGGAATCTTTTTTTGTTGAATGTTTCATCCAAGAAATTGGATTTTCCCGCAGGGACAAAACAACGGGAAATAACGGGATTGTAGCAAGGGAAAACAAAGGATTTTACcgggaaaaattgggatttcaccaaggaaaaaaaaatggatttcatcaaggaaaaaaagagattttaccATGAGAAATTGGGATTTGACCAGGAACGATCACCCTGTGGAGGttttggagcagggagaggccGATCCCTGTTCGGGCTCGGGTTGGGaattctcctctccctcctccctgtgcgTTTGTAGGGAATAAAAATCGGCTCCCACTTAATGAAGGAATTCATTCATtaatttctctccctcctcctctgttttttaaagttattttgaatatttttaagctttttttttccttttttttaaaaattattttttcctttttttaaataaatttttcttttttaaaaattacttttttcctttttttctctatattattttttttccttttaaaaattatttttccttttttaaaaattattttcccttttctaaaatcaatttttccttttgttaattAGAGTCGTTaatccattttcttttattcatttcttaattaattttttttttccctcggTAAAAcggaggcaaaaaaaaaaaaatctcttttaaaataaaatattttttttgtggtttttgtgtttttttacattttttattttaaatttcacagCACCATAGTGGAGAAGATGGATCGACACCACCCCCCTGGAATTCCGGGAAGGTCGGGATCGCCTTGGGATTCTGGGATCTTTAGGAATTTTCTAtcaaatatagaaaaaaaaaaatctct
The DNA window shown above is from Molothrus aeneus isolate 106 chromosome 28, BPBGC_Maene_1.0, whole genome shotgun sequence and carries:
- the GNGT2 gene encoding guanine nucleotide-binding protein G(I)/G(S)/G(O) subunit gamma-T2 encodes the protein MAAGEDFQGTMAQDMTEKELLKMELDQLKKEVKNERQMVSKTGKEIKEYIESMAGEDPLLKGVPEDKNPFKEKGGCTIS